The following proteins are encoded in a genomic region of Oncorhynchus keta strain PuntledgeMale-10-30-2019 chromosome 35, Oket_V2, whole genome shotgun sequence:
- the LOC118368352 gene encoding bcl-2-modifying factor-like — protein sequence MDDEEDDVFVPDSSHCWRTAFREIKYEDRGTQTPSPALTLPNDMLPCGVAQEPRPLFYGNAGFRLHFPARFEQVGDQGPQEQHQVERGRMERLQQQPQQPAQSMEVCIGQKLQLIGDQFYQEHLQLYHRNQRNMRPLWWRLASALLTLLFEQEAIAGRGRAGWR from the exons AtggatgatgaggaggatgatgTGTTTGTGCCAGACTCATCCCACTGCTGGCGCACAGCCTTCAGGGAAATAAAGTACGAGGACAGAGGCACCcagacacccagccctgccctgacACTGCCCAACGACATGCTGCCCTGTGGGGTGGCCCAGGAGCCCAGACCACTCTTCTACG GCAACGCAGGCTTTCGATTGCACTTTCCAGCGCGGTTTGAGCAGGTTGGAGACCAGGGGCCTCAAGAGCAGCAtcaggtggagagagggaggatggaacGGCTTCAACAGCAGCCTCAGCAGCCTGCACAAAGCATGGAGGTCTGCATTGGACAGAAACTCCAACTCATCGGAGACCAGTTCTACCAAGAACACCTTCAACTG TATCACCGAAACCAAAGGAACATGAGGCCCTTGTGGTGGCGCCTGGCCTCAGCTCTGCTCACCCTGCTGTTTGAGCAGGAGGCCATCGCTGGAAGGGGGAGAGCAGGGTGGAGGTGA